From Patescibacteria group bacterium, a single genomic window includes:
- a CDS encoding DUF378 domain-containing protein produces MKKMNALDWIALVLLIIGGLNWGLVGLFEFDLVATIFGDMSWLSRVIYILVGLSAVYVAVMGGKKCEHEKPVMPSQPMGM; encoded by the coding sequence ATGAAAAAAATGAACGCTTTAGATTGGATAGCTTTAGTTTTGTTGATAATCGGCGGCTTGAATTGGGGTTTAGTGGGATTATTCGAGTTTGATTTAGTAGCCACGATTTTTGGTGATATGAGTTGGTTGTCCCGCGTTATTTACATCTTGGTAGGTTTGTCAGCTGTATATGTAGCGGTGATGGGTGGTAAAAAGTGTGAACACGAGAAACCAGTTATGCCGAGTCAACCGATGGGTATGTAA